The Boseongicola sp. DNA segment AGGCTACTAAAGGCACCAGCGGGCTGACATGGGTGCTGGACCCTATCGACGGGACGCGCGGGTATATTTCCGGAACTCCAACTTGGGGAGTGCTGATTGCGCTTTCGGATGAGGACGGGCCAATTTTGGGGGTTATCGATCAGCCCTATATCGGAGAGCGCTTTTTTGGTGGGCCCGACCGGTCTGATATGACCGGGCCTTTGGGTGTCCGTAATCTGGGAGTTCGTAAGATTGGTGGTCTTGAAGGGGCAACTTTGTTTTCGACGTTTCCCGAAGTTGGGACGCCAGATGAGCGGGAAGCGTTCCTGCGAGTGGATAGTAAGGTTCGGCTAACGCGTTACGGCACTGATTGTTATGCCTATGCGCTGCTGGCAGCCGGGCAAATTGATCTGGTCATTGAGGCGGGGCTATATCCTTATGATATTCAGGCCCCGATCGCTGTGATTGAGGCGGCCGGTGGAGTTGTCACCAACTGGGAAGGCGCGCCGGTTCACAATGGCGGGCGCGCGTTGGCAGCGGCCACGCCCGAGTTACACGCGGCTGCGATGGAATTACTGAGGGGATAGTCATGTCGAGCAAAGACATTCTGCTAAAAGGTGCTGACACCGTTCTGACGATGGATGGAGATGAGATCGGCTGCGGCGATGTTTTAATCCAGGGCGGCGTAATTGCCGAAGTTGGAACTGCAATTGAAGTAGATGGCGCTGAGGTTCTGGATGTTTCCGGCTGTGTCGTGACGCCTGGATTAGTGAATACCCATCACCATCTTTATCAGACGCTGACGCGCGCGGTGCCCGCAGGACAGGACGCATTGCTGTTTGGGTGGTTGAAGACGCTTTATCCGATCTGGGCGCAATTTACGCCGGATGACATGCGCGTTTCGACGACTTTGGGATTAGCGGAACTGGCACTGTCTGGGTGCACCACGAGTTCGGATCATCTGTATCTGTTTCCGAACGGATCGCGGTTGGATGACACGATTGAAGCGGCGGTCGAGTTGGGCATTCGGTTTCATCCGACCCGTGGCGCGATGTCGATCGGGGAAAGCGACGGCGGTCTGCCGCCCGATGCCGTGGTTGAGCGCGAGCCGGCTATTCTTAAAGATTGTCTGTGTGTGATTGATGCGTTTCATGACCCGGCACCAGGATCAATGGTTCGGGTGGGTGTTGCGCCTTGTTCTCCGTTTTCCGTCACGCGTGAGTTGATGCGTGATGCGGCAATTCTGGCGCGCGACAAGGGTGTTAGAATGCACACGCATTTGGCCGAGAATGACGAGGATATCGCCTATTCGCTAGAACAGTTCGGGTGCCGTCCGGGGCAATACGCCGAAGATCTGGGGTGGACTGGTGATGATGTCTGGCACGCACATTGCGTGAAGTTAGACGCCGAAGAAATTGATT contains these protein-coding regions:
- the hisN gene encoding histidinol-phosphatase; protein product: MSYRNLEDYSEFWSVATELADAARVETLAHFRANGLHADNKSDDFDPVTVADRASEAAMRKILAERRPDDGILGEEQEATKGTSGLTWVLDPIDGTRGYISGTPTWGVLIALSDEDGPILGVIDQPYIGERFFGGPDRSDMTGPLGVRNLGVRKIGGLEGATLFSTFPEVGTPDEREAFLRVDSKVRLTRYGTDCYAYALLAAGQIDLVIEAGLYPYDIQAPIAVIEAAGGVVTNWEGAPVHNGGRALAAATPELHAAAMELLRG
- a CDS encoding 8-oxoguanine deaminase: MSSKDILLKGADTVLTMDGDEIGCGDVLIQGGVIAEVGTAIEVDGAEVLDVSGCVVTPGLVNTHHHLYQTLTRAVPAGQDALLFGWLKTLYPIWAQFTPDDMRVSTTLGLAELALSGCTTSSDHLYLFPNGSRLDDTIEAAVELGIRFHPTRGAMSIGESDGGLPPDAVVEREPAILKDCLCVIDAFHDPAPGSMVRVGVAPCSPFSVTRELMRDAAILARDKGVRMHTHLAENDEDIAYSLEQFGCRPGQYAEDLGWTGDDVWHAHCVKLDAEEIDLFARTRTGVAHCPCSNCRLGSGIAPVRAMRDAGVPVGLGVDGSASNDMGSLVGEARMAMLLQRVSRGADVMSAREALEIATVGGAKVLGRDDIGRLRAGMRADIAVWDVSGVESAGSWDRAALLLAGPTKVRDLFVEGRRVVDDGRIATVNMDAALADGRRSLARLMG